Proteins found in one Panthera tigris isolate Pti1 chromosome B3, P.tigris_Pti1_mat1.1, whole genome shotgun sequence genomic segment:
- the TEX22 gene encoding testis-expressed protein 22, protein MDSRKHLANASLGKKSGLPLPQELGQPPPPVSATTAWGQPGAQSGGQQVLQTQDWVSGTPELALQVCLLSSCVSPSSLEPRSSRLWKCVRAPILVAVSSRTFDSLDVGLHVCQTAESGRPSHRWSVSIDERRRLAVQGGRERPGTAGPPSHSRDLSRLVARLASEDVDKDVLLPHPPRPSEAANAFQAFLAPSAPFWQTVTLEAQVSRFTEVFLRPLDPHQSWPGTLPVLGDTVFPSGLGLPALSVTAEVRVNLAFCPCLLCLRSVLPDKQFY, encoded by the exons ATGGACAGCCGGAAGCATTTGGCTAATGCCTCGCTGGGGAAGAAGTCGGGGCTGCCGCTGCCCCAAGAGCtcgggcagccccctccccctgtgAGTGCGACCACGGCTTGGGGCCAGCCCGGCGCCCAGAGCGGAGGGCAACAGGTACTGCAGACTCAGGACTGGGTAAGCGGGACCCCAGAACTGGCTTTGCAG GTCTGTCTCCTCTCGTCCTGTGTGAGCCCTTCCAGCCTGGAGCCCCGTTCCTCTCGACTCTGGAAGTGCGTGCGTGCACCCATTCTTGTGGCAGTCTCCTCCCGGACCTTTGATTCACTGGATGTTGGCCTACAC GTGTGCCAGACGGCGGAGAGCGGGCGCCCGAGCCACCGCTGGAGCGTCAGCATCGACGAGCGCCGGCGACTGGCCGTGCAGGGCGGCCGGGAGAGGCCGGGGACCGCCGGGCCCCCCTCCCACTCCAGg GACCTCTCGCGGCTCGTGGCCCGGCTGGCGTCCGAGGACGTGGACAAGGacgtgctcctcccccaccctccgaGGCCCTCCGAGGCCGCCAACGCCTTCCAAGCCTTCCTGGCCCCGAGCGCGCCCTTCTGGCAGACGGTGACTTTGGAGGCGCAGGTCTCGAG GTTTACAGAGGTTTTCCTGAGGCCCTTAGACCCACACCAGAGCTGGCCGGGGACCCTTCCTGTCTTGGGTGACACCGTCTTTCCCTCAGGGCTGGGTCTTCCCGCTCTGAGTGTCACTGCAGAAGTGAGGGTCAACCTGGCTTTCTGTCCGTGTCTGCTGTGTCTGCGATCTGTGCTTCCCGATAAACAGTTCTACTGA